The sequence GGTTTCTCAAGAAAGCCACCAGACCTTCGCGGTACCCTTGTCCCACAGCACGGAATTTCCATTCGGTGCCATAACGGTAGATTTCTCCAAACACCATCAGGGTTTCGGTGCTGGCATCTTCAGTGAGGTCATACCTCACGATTTCTGCATCGGTTTCTTCGTTGACCACCCGAATGAAGGCATTTTGCACCTGCCCAAAATTCTGGAAGCGTTCTCTGGCATCGTGGATGCTCACCGAAATGATGATTTTGTCCACATAGGAGGGCACTTTGGCCAGTTCGATGACCAGACTTTCATCGTCTCCATCGCCCACTCCGCTGCGGTTGTCTCCCGTGTGCTCCACAGAACCGCTCTGGTGGGAGAGGTTGTTGTAAAACACCAGATCTGCATCGCCGCGTGCCCGATTGTTGGTGCCCACCAGCAAGGCCATCGCGTCAAGGTCAAATTCGGTGCCTTCGGTGACACGTGGATCCCAGCCCAGACCCACGCGGGCTTTGCGCAGGTTGGGGGCTTCTTTGCTGAGGTTGATGTTGCCGCCTTTTTGCAGTTGAATGGCCATGTCAGGTCTCCTTGAACGAATTGGGAATCTCAATCTTTTCTGCCAACGGTCCAGCTGAATCCAAAGTTGTAGTGGTGGTCGCAGGGTCGATGCCCCTGAAAATAACGTTCCTCCTTGGTGATGCGGATGTTCGATCCTTCCTTTTGAATCAGGGCCAGAGCACAAAAACGCTCTGAACGTGCCTGATTGAGGGGAATCACAATTTCATTTCCAAACTGGTCTGTCAGGGTGACTTTCGCGTTCACATCGGCAAAAGTGGAAGCCCCTTCGTAAATGAAGGCATAGACCAGCATGCGGCGCATCTGTGCAGGTTGGTGAATGGTGAGGTTTTCGCCATCTGCCGAGTTTCCACTCCGGTCGTCTTTGTCCAGCAAGATGTAAGGATGTGAGGTGCGGCTGCCAAAATAACCGCCCAGAGCCTGAATCACCAGGCTGTCGCCGTTTTGCATTTCCACCATGCAACCCAGATCCAGATCTGGACTCTCTGTGCGCAGGCCAAACCAACTGCTGCGTCCTTGACCCGACCATTTCAGGTTGATGTTGATGGGGTGCACCACACTGTGCTTGCTGAGCTCGATGGTGCCACTGGCCCCCTGTTTTTCAAGGGTGAGCTTGGAAAGGTTGAGTTTTTCTCCCGAAACAGCAGAAGGCGAAACTGGAGACTGAACAGGGGCCAACACCCCTCCTTGGGCCTGAAGCACAGACGCCAACAACCCGCTGTAACCCTGGCACAAGACCCCACAACGCCACCCGTTTTTGAAATAGATTTCTGCCAGAGTGGCCGTTTTTTCCGTGGTGAAGTTGCGTCCTGAAATCTGAAAACCTGCCACAGGCTTTCCATGTGCCAGCAAGACCACCTGACCTGTGGAGAGGTTCTTCAGTCCTGTGGGCAGTTCAATGACCACAGAAATGCGCGCGTCTGGCGAAAGGTGGTCCAGCTGAATTTCATGTTTGCCTTGCATCCCTCCATGGGTGAAGGTGCCTGCAGGCACAACAGAGCCTTCTTGCTTGACCATCAGGTGGTGTTTGAGACCTGCTGCATGAATTTGAACCTCAAACCCGATCTCCATGCTGGAAGTCAGTTCTTTGAGGGGGATGCGCTGTCCAATGACTAGGGTGTTCATGTTTTTGGTCCAATGAATTTGACAGAGGATTGAGGTTTTTTCTCAACGATCACCCATGGCATTTTTTCTTCGCTCCTTGAAATGCATTCCACATCTGCTTTGTGTCTCGCATTTCAAGAGTATAAAAGCCCCAAACGTCATTTTCTGTCGCGAAATGTTTTTTGATGATGCCAGACATGTTTTTCAAGATTTTCAATGTTTTTATTGCATTTTTTGATTTTCCTCTTTCTCTTCCAGAAGGCCTTTTTTCTTTCCATGACCGCAGCATTCAAAAGATTCTGGCTTCAATTCAAACCTTTTCATTCAAATCCCAGACTGCAAATGCACCCGGCCATCCAACTGCATGTTTGTGCATCAGGTGGTTTGTGGCATATTGAGAAAAATGGCTCATGTGCTTGGCTTTTTGTTTGATGTTGATGGATCACAGGTGGCCCTGATCCACAAAAACCGTCCCGAGTGGCAGAAAGGCCGCCTCAACGGCATTGGAGGCAAAATCGAATGGGGAGAACATCCTCTGGAGGCCATGGTCCGTGAGTTTC comes from Deinococcus misasensis DSM 22328 and encodes:
- a CDS encoding TerD family protein; translated protein: MAIQLQKGGNINLSKEAPNLRKARVGLGWDPRVTEGTEFDLDAMALLVGTNNRARGDADLVFYNNLSHQSGSVEHTGDNRSGVGDGDDESLVIELAKVPSYVDKIIISVSIHDARERFQNFGQVQNAFIRVVNEETDAEIVRYDLTEDASTETLMVFGEIYRYGTEWKFRAVGQGYREGLVAFLRNHGFNV